GGCCAGCGATCTCGAAGGCTTTCGAACCAACACCTTCAGCGCCGATCTGGAGGACGCCCTCTCCATCCTCGACGCCGCGGCGGCGGACGAGCTGGCGCCGGGGCGCATCGACGGGGCCCGGCTGGGGCTTTTGGGCCACAGCCGCGGCGGTGGTGCGGCGCTGCTGACGGCGGCTTCGGAGGCTTGGCGGGAACGCCTGGGGGCGCTGGTGACCTGGGCCTCCGTGGGCACCTTCCATCGCTACAGCGAGGAGCAGCGGCGCGGCTGGCGGGAGGCTGGGGAGATCGTGGTGGTCAATGGCCGCACCGGGCAGGAGCTGCCCATGTCGACGGCCATGTTGGACGACCTGGAGGAGAATGCGGAAGCTTTGGACCTGGAGGCCGCCGCCGGGCGCCGCCGGGCTCCCTGGCTGATCCTCCACGGCGACGAGGACGAATCCGTCGATCCAGCCGACGCTCAGCGCCTGGACGAGGCGGCGGCAGATCCCTACGAGCTGCGGTTGGTCACCGGCGGCAGTCACACCTTCGGCGCCGGCCATCCGTTCAGCGGCCCTACGCCCCAACTCATCGAGGTCTTCAACCAGACTCAGCGCTGGCTTCGCCGCCACTTGACTTGAGCTTTCTCTGCTCTCCGCTGCTGCCGCGAGGCGGTCGGGAGCTCTTCATCACGCAAGTAGAGTATTTCTAGAAAGGGTTAGTTACTCCTATGCTGCAAGCGGTTCCACTACTCTTTTGGGACGTCGACACGCAATACGATTTCATGCGCGAGGACGGCAAGCTCTACGTGCCCGGGGCCGAGAGCCTGGACGAGAACCTGGCAACGCTCACCGAGCTCGCCCGCAAGCACCACATCCCGGTGGTGGCTTCCGCCGACGATCATCGGCCCGAGGACGACGAGATCAGCGATGACCCGGACTTCAAGGTCACCTACCCGCCCCATTGCATGACCGGCACGCCCGGTGCTCAGCGGGTCGAGGCGACGCGCATCGGTGATGCGTTCGTGGTCGGCCACGAGGCGCTGTCGGAGGAAGAGCTGGCGGCGGGCCTGGCGCAGAATCCGCCGCAGGTGTTGGTTCTCAAGAACACCACCAACGTTTTCTCCAACCCCAACACCGAGGCGCTCCTGGAGCGGCTGGACCCTCAGCGGGTGGTGGTTTACGGGGTGGCGCTGGACATCTGCAACCGACGGGCGGTGGAGGGGCTGTGGAGCCGCGGCTACCGCAACCTGGCGGTGGTGGTGGACGCCACCAAGCCCATCGACGCAGCGATGGGGGAAGAGCTCCTGGAGTCGTGGCGGGAGCGGGGCATCGAGCTGGTGACCACCGAGCAGGTGGTGGAAGAGGTGACCGGCGAGGGGAGCTGAGCACCGGAAGAATCCTGGGAGCGCCGGCTTCCAGCCGGCTCCGGGGCTGGGCTTCTAGCCCCACCCGCGCGTCATCTGCTTCATCTGCTGGCTCGGAATCGAGGGCGCGACGGGAGGGCCTCAGGCCGGAGAGAGCCCGTCGATGCGCACGATCTCGGCCTGGCTGTCGTCGGTGGAGCGCAGGTAGACCTGGAGCAGGCGCAGCTCGGCGGTCTCGGGGTCCATGGCCCGGGGGATGGGCAGAGAGCAGGTGACGTGGTGGAGCTCCG
This is a stretch of genomic DNA from Acidobacteriota bacterium. It encodes these proteins:
- a CDS encoding alpha/beta fold hydrolase, coding for MSHEVSETVQPFVHTTPQGRQLHGLIDLPARAGRQPAVVVCHGFKGFMEWGFFPPLAELLAQRGFVVVRFNFSGSGMRPGEERASDLEGFRTNTFSADLEDALSILDAAAADELAPGRIDGARLGLLGHSRGGGAALLTAASEAWRERLGALVTWASVGTFHRYSEEQRRGWREAGEIVVVNGRTGQELPMSTAMLDDLEENAEALDLEAAAGRRRAPWLILHGDEDESVDPADAQRLDEAAADPYELRLVTGGSHTFGAGHPFSGPTPQLIEVFNQTQRWLRRHLT
- a CDS encoding cysteine hydrolase family protein, producing the protein MLQAVPLLFWDVDTQYDFMREDGKLYVPGAESLDENLATLTELARKHHIPVVASADDHRPEDDEISDDPDFKVTYPPHCMTGTPGAQRVEATRIGDAFVVGHEALSEEELAAGLAQNPPQVLVLKNTTNVFSNPNTEALLERLDPQRVVVYGVALDICNRRAVEGLWSRGYRNLAVVVDATKPIDAAMGEELLESWRERGIELVTTEQVVEEVTGEGS